The following DNA comes from Hahella chejuensis KCTC 2396.
TCAGGGTATAGGCCTGATGCTCGTCCAGCGGCACAGCGGTTCTGACTCTGCGGCGCCATAACAGGAATCCAACCAGAGCGAGCGACACCACGGCGAAGTAAGTGAAAATTCCCTTGGGGCCCATCATCGAAACGAAGGCGGGCTCCACCAGCGGGCCGGTCATAGCGCCGATGCTGTAAGCGATCAGCAGCCCCTGATTGGCGCTGATCACCTGTTCAGGCTGCAGCTCGTCACAGGCGTGGCTGAGACTGATGGGATAAATCGAGAACGCAACGCCGCCCAGCAGAAAGATCATCAGCGCCATCATGGCGTTGCTGCCGCCGGCGCCATAGCTCATCAGGCTCATGATGCTGCTGAGAATCGCCAGGGCCGCCGCCAGCGCCGTCAGCGTCAGACGACGGTCATAACGATCCGAGGCGCGGCCGACGGGATATTGCAGAGCCATACCGCCCACGATCACCACCGCCATCAGGTTGGCGACCCAGTCCAGATCGTAGCCGGACTGAGTGAAAAACAGCGGCAACAGGCCGTATATCACGCCCAACACCATCCCTGACATGAAGCTGCTCAGCACGCCTGCCGGCGTGAGTCGAATCAGCTCGATCATGCTCAATGGATGCGGTTCGCCCATTTCCGGCATGGCCACGCGTGTAAGGGAAAGCGGCACCACGGACAATGAGGCGGCGATAGCGGCCAGCGCGAAAGGAATCAACGTCAGAGGGTCGATGTACTTCAGCAACAACTGGCCGCAGGCCAGCGAAGCGTAGAAAAGAATCATGTAAATCGCCATCACCTTGCCGCGGTTTTCTGATGAGCTGGACACCAGCATCCAGGACTCTATCACCACTAACAGGCCGCCGGTGGCGAAACCGCCCAACAGGCGTAGAAAGGCCCAGGTATAGGGCTCCACCACCAGTCCGTACATGATGGCGACGCTTGCCAGCATGGAGGCGTACGCCGCGTAAGCGCGGATATGACCCACCCGGATGATGAGCTTGGCGTTGACGAATGATCCGATCACCAGGCCGGCGAAATATGCGGTGGAAATCATGCCGATGGCGAAGGTGGAGGCGCTCTCGGCGGACATGCGCACAGTTAAAAGAGTGGTCAACAGGCCATGGCCGATAACGAAGATCAGCATGCTGATGAGAGGGGGCATGACGCCGAGGGCGCCTGAACGGGGGGCTGACATGGTCAGGCTCATAGTGGAAATGAACTCACTTTGGTAAAACAGGAGACATGCGCATTTTTCAGGGGACTATAGTGTATGCAGCTATTTATTCAAGTTAGCGCAGGTACGTGAAGATACCTGTAACGGTCGTCATGTTCGGCTGGCGATCGCTGTTGGATGTGGCTATCTTTTTGTTTTATATGGAAATACTGTTTTTATGACTTTTGTGTAGAAATTGTAATCGGCGATTTACATGCCGATTAACCCGCTCGATATAAGCGGCGGCGCATTGCCTGAAAAAGGGATAAAAAAGGGCGCCGAAAGACGCCCAAGGCAGGGACTATAAACCGTTGAGGAACGGCTTATGGCTCTTCAGATATTCGTTGTTGTTGACGCGATCCCAGTTGATAGACCAGGTCATCAGACCTTTGAAGCCCGGATAACCCTCAGGGTTCTGTAACTGATAAGAACCGCCGAAAGACTGCCCTTTCACCAGATAGTTGACGGCTTGATGCACGACGGAGGGCAAGGTGTAGCCGCTGCCGGCGGCGGAGGTGGAGGCGGGCAGGCCGATCGCCACTTTTTCCGCAGGCAGGGGCGGGAAGCGGTTATTCGCATTGCCGCCCACGGGGAAGCCAGCCAATAGCATTTCCGCCATCGCAACATGGAAGTCGCCAGTGCTTACGCTGTAG
Coding sequences within:
- a CDS encoding MFS transporter, which codes for MSAPRSGALGVMPPLISMLIFVIGHGLLTTLLTVRMSAESASTFAIGMISTAYFAGLVIGSFVNAKLIIRVGHIRAYAAYASMLASVAIMYGLVVEPYTWAFLRLLGGFATGGLLVVIESWMLVSSSSENRGKVMAIYMILFYASLACGQLLLKYIDPLTLIPFALAAIAASLSVVPLSLTRVAMPEMGEPHPLSMIELIRLTPAGVLSSFMSGMVLGVIYGLLPLFFTQSGYDLDWVANLMAVVIVGGMALQYPVGRASDRYDRRLTLTALAAALAILSSIMSLMSYGAGGSNAMMALMIFLLGGVAFSIYPISLSHACDELQPEQVISANQGLLIAYSIGAMTGPLVEPAFVSMMGPKGIFTYFAVVSLALVGFLLWRRRVRTAVPLDEHQAYTLTTPNTPVMAEFDPRSDQDDSLNDEAASKEEKAA